From Staphylococcus sp. IVB6214:
ATGATTTTGCTGATTAATCTAAAGTGCTTTGGATATCGTCTTTTGTTTTATCGATACCATCTTTTGCTTCTTGCGCTTTATCTTTTAATGTTTCTTCTTTTTCTTTTGCTTGCTCTGCAGCTTGTTTTAGATCTTTTTCTGACATCATAAAACACTCCTTCATTTATGTTGTTACTCTTCTATATCCATTCTATATTTTCTTAAACATCATTTGGAAAAATATTTATAAAGATGATA
This genomic window contains:
- the graF gene encoding glycopeptide resistance-associated protein GraF produces the protein MMSEKDLKQAAEQAKEKEETLKDKAQEAKDGIDKTKDDIQSTLD